A stretch of the Archocentrus centrarchus isolate MPI-CPG fArcCen1 unplaced genomic scaffold, fArcCen1 scaffold_26_ctg1, whole genome shotgun sequence genome encodes the following:
- the LOC115775918 gene encoding uncharacterized protein LOC115775918 translates to MERSRGIYKPIRVLFDTPIYETAVNTCWNLKGYKTQIAIMTEFLRLQQENQVPAHITVEDMSNLLVQESNKTLREQLWEFKLEDLEETEAKPLLKLVSAVNINNKMRDAEFQARMLLRFPEAKPPEFQAPKLLSMVKDYVELLKEKQQNTEISRLHTTEEVVIEVVPRVLQGFWQLPPLPLLNMASQSLSVLCTSVTKATLDKVCKTLTAPEGHANFSRSIRDTMVHTILKEIREQHPPDILLNSISNFAPALLTSIAGVSKKHICELFQPQIPSKLDGHTAASQSPSRIQEGVNITVAVVSPAKAPCLLEVKPSEEPPAKAPSLLEVKPSEEPPAKAPCLLEVKPSEEPPAKAPCLLEVKPSEEPPAKAPSLLEVKPSEEPTNAHLSVSEEFVPVTVNCEEIKAKKKKMGFFQKLCRTLCCCVSPSTTD, encoded by the exons ATGGAGCGAAGTAGAGGAATCTACAAACCCATCAGG GTGTTGTTTGACACGCCCATATATGAGACAGCTGTGAACACCTGCTGGAACCTCAAAGGCTACAAGACTCAG attgccATCATGACAGAGTTCCTCAGACTTCAGCAGGAAAATCAGGTTCCagctcacatcactgtggaggataTGAGCAACCTGTTGGTGCAGGAGAGCAACAAGACACTCAGAGAGCA GCTCTGGGAGTTTAAACTGGAGGATCTGGAGGAAACCGAGGCCAAACCTCTTCTCAAACTG gtGTCGGCAGTAAATATCAATAATAAAATGAGGGACGCTGAGTTCCAGGCCCGGATGCTCCTCAGATTTCCAGAGGCCAAACCTCCTGAATTTCA AGCACCTAAACTCCTCAGCATGGTCAAAGACTACGTTGAGCTCCtcaaagagaagcagcagaacaCAGAGATCTCCAGACTGCACACCACAGAGGAAGTGGTGATAGAGGTAGTTCCTCGAGTCCTGCAGGGCTTCTGGCAGCTACCTCCACTACCGCTCTTAAACATGGCGTCCCAGAGTCTGAGCGTACTGTGCACTAGTGTCACAAAGGCCACTCTGGATAAGGTCTGCAAGACTCTGACAGCACCAGAAGGCCACGCCAACTTCTCCCGCTCTATCAGAGATACCATGGTCCACACAATCCTGAAGGAAATAAGAGAGCAACACCCACCTGACATTCTGCTCAACAGCATTTCGAATTTTGCACCAGCGCTGCTCACTTCAATTGCTGGTGTAtcaaagaaacacatttgtgagCTTTTTCAGCCCCAGATCCCCAGCAAGCTAGACGGTCACACAGCTGCTTCTCAAAGCCCATCGAGAATTCAAGAGGGCGTAAATATTACTGTAGCTGTGGTATCCCCTGCTAAAGCTCCATGTTTGTTAGAGGTGAAGCCCAGCGAGGAACCTCCTGCTAAAGCTCCATCCTTGTTAGAGGTGAAGCCCAGTGAGGAACCTCCTGCTAAAGCTCCATGTTTGTTAGAGGTGAAGCCCAGTGAGGAACCTCCTGCTAAAGCTCCATGTTTGTTAGAGGTGAAGCCCAGTGAGGAACCTCCTGCTAAAGCTCCATCCTTGTTAGAGGTGAAGCCCAGTGAGGAACCAACTAATGCTCACCTGTCGGTGTCTGAAGAATTTGTGCCAGTCACAGTGAACTGTGAAGAAATTAAagccaagaagaaaaaaatggggTTTTTCCAGAAACTCTGTAGGACTCTTTGCTGTTGTGTCAGTCCCAGCACAACTGATTGA